In the Populus trichocarpa isolate Nisqually-1 chromosome 1, P.trichocarpa_v4.1, whole genome shotgun sequence genome, one interval contains:
- the LOC7490966 gene encoding uncharacterized protein LOC7490966 has translation MPGSDVYRQSDIQPKPQLMPCFQKEVQSYSSSGCIDEHLADPFKEDNIMNSSMSSLTSHKETTTKADDTNAGNGKATVLMSDQTGEELPSVSMNVFDATAREKETERFGEFLQCLSGNVDDHVESDIFGGTFFGEQHHELFSPQAAGDQHDKLGASFQIFPEFLQRDGAYKYSKESLGSLSKESVKEADQRHRGIRRHLHFGAAISCKHAGNGTHETANLCLPGRQTDFESLVPPHVETRGISGIWQARSCSQTATLWSSFSPSACESVKSAQNYGNRAVSACIPSGGDLHLNSFVRSESVGSEFSTSKKLGSNLHQQEEKLMSDRDHYLCKEIDGIPVLSFLGEIYSHLGYEQQESQAAAGAGSSSYQSSSIMQPPCDSLHLIPYEQQASLCKGTMPSSEYADIVELNQMSPERNRKKAKYTIKSEGCRRCNCKKSRCLKLYCECFAAGIYCLDTCSCVNCINKPEYEDTVLDMRQQTEARNPLAFAPKVVNNATNSPANMMEEGKWMKTSSSRHKKGCNCKKSKCSKKYCECFQGGVGCCNGCRCEGCYNPYGNKTETSYRRAERWNNPSREQLDTLESHNDCIKAERPNQFSSTWEELADIGHLTPPSHCLLGAVASSGSLNIRDCSKQFLGQSQQESSVLSPSGYLNWHHSPSSLTPKLYGCEALPELSSDSFFCNMMEDATPETLKNTCTPSTEGVKSCSPNQKWVSPPKIRSHELRSSSSQGLRSGCKFILQDLPSFPPLTPYSKSQAAIHQNDGDHKASTGYQ, from the exons ATGCCAGGTTCAGATGTTTATAGACAAAGTGATATTCAACCGAAACCTCAGTTGATGCCTTGCTTTCAAAAGGAAGTTCAATCATACAGTTCTTCAGGATGCATTGACGAACATCTGGCTGATCCTTTCAAGGAGGACAATATTATGAACTCTTCAATGAGTAGCCTTACAAGCCACAAAGAAACCACCACTAAAGCTGATGATACTAATGCTGGCAATGGAAAGGCTACAGTGTTGATGTCAGACCAAACTGGAGAGGAACTCCCTTCTGTTTCAATGAATGTTTTTGATGCCACTGCACGAGAGAAAGAAACTGAGAGGTTCGGAGAGTTCCTGCAGTGTTTGTCTGGAAATGTTGATGATCATGTCGAGTCTGATATATTTGGGGGCACATTTTTCGGAGAACAGCACCATGAACTATTTTCACCTCAG GCTGCAGGTGATCAACATGATAAACTTGGTGCTAGTTTTCAGATATTTCCTGAATTTTTGCAGAGAGATGGGGCGTATAAATATTCTAAAGAGAGTTTAGGATCGCTATCAAAAGAATCTGTTAAG GAGGCTGATCAGCGCCATCGTGGCATACGTAGACATTTGCATTTTGGGGCTGCAATTTCATGCAAACATGCGGGTAATGGGACTCATGAGACAGCCAATTTATGCTTACCAGGCCGTCAGACAGACTTTGAGAGTTTGGTTCCACCTCATGTTGAAACAAGAGGAATCTCTGGCATTTGGCAGGCCAGAAGTTGTTCCCAGACTGCAACATTGTGGTCCTCTTTCTCCCCATCTGCATGTGAATCTGTTAAATCAGCTCAAAATTATGGAAACCGTGCTGTATCAGCTTGTATTCCCTCGGGCGGAGATTTGCATTTAAATAGCTTTGTCAGATCTGAGTCCGTGGGCTCAGAATTTAGTACAAGTAAGAAATTGGGAAGTAATCTACACCAACAAGAGGAGAAGTTAATGTCTGATAGGGACCATTATTTATGCAAGGAAATAGACGGTATCCCAGTCTTATCTTTTCTTGGGGAAATTTATTCTCACTTGGGATATGAACAGCAGGAGAGTCAAGCTGCTGCGGGAGCAGGTTCTTCCAGTTATCAATCTAGTAGTATTATGCAACCTCCATGTGATTCTCTGCATTTGATACCATATGAGCAGCAGGCATCTCTGTGCAAGGGGACAATGCCTTCTTCAGAATATGCTGACATAGTTGAGTTAAACCAAATGAGCCCTGAGAGGAATAG GAAGAAGGCAAAATACACCATCAAGAGTGAGGGTTGTAGACGTTGCAACTGTAAGAAATCAAGATGCTTGAAACT TTATTGCGAGTGCTTCGCTGCTGGAATTTATTGTCTAGATACTTGTTCATGTGTAAATTGCATTAACAAGCCTGAATATGAGGACACAGTTCTCGATATGCGACAACAAACTGAAGCTCGTAATCCTCTTGCTTTTGCTCCAAAAGTTGTCAATAATGCCACCAACTCTCCAGCAAATATGATG GAAGAAGGAAAATGGATGAAAACATCCTCATCCAGGCACAAGAAAGGGTGCAACTGCAAGAAGTCAAagtgttctaaaaaatattgtgaatgtTTTCAG GGTGGAGTTGGATGCTGTAATGGATGCCGATGTGAAGGATGTTACAATCCTTATGGAAACAAAACAG AAACAAGTTACAGAAGAGCTGAAAGATGGAATAATCCATCTCGGGAGCAGCTGGATACTTTGGAGAGTCATAATGATTGCATCAAAGCTGAGAGACCTAATCAATTCTCATCAACATGGGAAGAACTTGCTGATATAGGCCATCTGACTCCACCATCACATTGTCTCTTAGGTGCAGTGGCCTCTTCAGGTTCTCTCAACATAAGGGACTGTTCAAAACAATTTCTAGGTCAATCGCAACAAGAAAGCAGCGTCCTCTCACCATCTGGCTACCTTAATTGGCACCATTCACCTAGTAGTCTTACTCCAAAATTATATGGATGTGAGGCTCTGCCTGAGCTCAGTTCTGACAGCTTTTTCTGTAACATGATGGAGGATGCTACGCCTGAGACACTCAAGAACACCTGTACCCCCAGTACAGAGGGAGTGAAATCTTGCTCACCTAATCAGAAATGGGTGTCTCCTCCAAAAATTCGTTCACATGAGTTAAGATCAAGCTCGTCACAGGGGTTGAGAAGTGGATGCAAATTCATTCTGCAGGATTTGCCTTCTTTCCCTCCTCTTACTCCATATAGTAAGTCACAGGCTGCAATCCATCAAAATGATGGCGATCATAAAGCTAGCACTGGCTACCAATGA